A window of the Streptomyces formicae genome harbors these coding sequences:
- a CDS encoding acyl-CoA dehydrogenase family protein, translating to MTGVTDAAELRERTRELLAAHPPATTGRIDFLKARFDAGLAWVHYPAGLGGLDVPRSLQAVVDAELEAAGAPDNDPRRIGIGLGMAAPTILAYGTEEQKRRFLRPLWVGEEVWCQLFSEPGAGSDLAALGTRAVRDDATGDWIVNGQKVWTSSAHLARWAILIARTEPDAPKHRGITYFLCDMTDPGVEVRPLRQITGEAEFNEVFLTDVRIPDAHRLGPVGDGWKVAQTTLMNERVSIGGMRIPREGGMIGPVARTWRERPELRTHELHQRLLTLWVEAEVARLTGERLRQQLVAGQPGPEGSGMKLAFARLNQEISGLEVELRGEEGLLYDDWTMRRPELVDFTGRDAGYRYLRAKGNSIEGGTSEVLLNIVAERVLGLPAEPRNDKDVAWKDLTR from the coding sequence ATGACCGGCGTCACCGACGCAGCCGAACTGCGCGAGCGCACCCGCGAGTTGCTCGCCGCGCATCCCCCCGCCACCACCGGCCGCATCGACTTCCTCAAGGCCCGCTTCGACGCCGGACTCGCCTGGGTCCACTACCCGGCCGGGCTCGGCGGGCTCGACGTCCCGCGCTCCCTCCAGGCCGTCGTCGATGCCGAACTGGAGGCCGCGGGCGCCCCCGACAACGACCCACGCCGGATCGGCATCGGCCTCGGCATGGCCGCGCCCACGATCCTCGCGTACGGCACCGAGGAGCAGAAGCGGCGCTTCCTGCGCCCCCTCTGGGTCGGCGAGGAGGTGTGGTGCCAGCTGTTCAGCGAGCCAGGCGCCGGCTCCGACCTGGCCGCACTCGGCACCCGCGCCGTACGGGACGACGCGACCGGCGACTGGATCGTCAACGGCCAGAAGGTGTGGACCTCCAGCGCCCATCTCGCCCGCTGGGCCATCCTCATCGCCCGCACCGAACCGGACGCGCCCAAGCACCGCGGCATCACCTACTTCCTGTGCGACATGACCGACCCCGGCGTCGAGGTCAGGCCGCTGCGCCAGATCACCGGCGAGGCCGAGTTCAACGAGGTCTTCCTCACCGACGTGCGGATCCCCGACGCCCACCGGCTCGGGCCCGTCGGCGACGGCTGGAAGGTCGCCCAGACCACGCTGATGAACGAGCGCGTCTCGATCGGCGGCATGCGCATCCCGCGCGAGGGAGGCATGATCGGCCCCGTCGCCCGCACCTGGCGCGAACGCCCCGAGCTGCGCACCCACGAGCTGCACCAGCGCCTCCTCACCCTCTGGGTCGAGGCCGAGGTCGCCCGGCTCACCGGCGAACGGCTGCGCCAACAGCTCGTCGCGGGCCAGCCCGGCCCCGAAGGCTCCGGCATGAAGCTCGCCTTCGCCCGCCTCAACCAGGAGATCAGCGGCCTGGAGGTGGAACTGCGCGGCGAGGAGGGCCTGTTGTACGACGACTGGACCATGCGCCGCCCCGAACTCGTCGACTTCACCGGCCGCGACGCCGGCTACCGCTATCTGCGCGCCAAGGGCAACTCCATCGAGGGCGGCACGAGCGAGGTGCTGCTCAACATCGTCGCCGAGCGCGTGCTCGGTCTGCCCGCGGAGCCGCGCAACGACAAGGACGTCGCCTGGAAGGACCTGACGCGATGA
- a CDS encoding ABC transporter substrate-binding protein — MTARPIRGTAAALLATTLALTAAACSNPGSTGPAASGDSVVVGIAYEPESLSPLLGYGKDGNSKIFDGLLAFDAGMKLKPALAVALPEVGADGLTYTYKLRKGVTFSDGKPFTAKDVVFTYRTILDPKTNNPYRTELDALKDVRAVGDGTVVFTLAYPYAPFAQRTVLGIAPEHVAAGQDVNAGPFTTRPVGTGPYVLTDWSKGEKLAFKANPRYWGGVPKVKKFTMAIIKDDDVRATRLRAGDLDGAILPPNLAKGFKADRARKTYEATSYDYRTVTLPTHDKAAGDPAIRRALDLAVDRRTMVDQILEGAGKPAYGPVPTGSEWFTAGTERAHDPARAGKILDEAGWKPGKDGIRERDGVRAAFPLWYLSGDKLRQDHALAYASDAKKAGIAVTTQAGTWEVIEPRMRTDAVLAGGGAPGDPDFDQYTLLHSTLAGDGFNNMARYANPVVDKALDAGRRTNDKAARKAAYDTVQRELVKNPGYTFLTHIDHVYVVNDRWDGPSTQVEPHDHGLAAGPWWNIEDWTPRTPRTPEK, encoded by the coding sequence ATGACCGCCCGTCCGATACGCGGCACGGCCGCCGCGCTGCTGGCCACCACCCTGGCCCTCACCGCGGCGGCCTGCTCGAACCCGGGCAGCACCGGCCCCGCGGCCTCCGGTGACTCCGTCGTCGTCGGCATCGCGTACGAACCCGAGAGCCTGAGCCCGCTGCTCGGCTACGGCAAGGACGGCAACTCCAAGATCTTCGACGGGCTGCTCGCCTTCGACGCCGGCATGAAGCTGAAGCCCGCGCTCGCCGTCGCGCTCCCCGAGGTCGGCGCGGACGGCCTGACGTACACGTACAAGCTCCGCAAGGGCGTGACGTTCAGCGACGGGAAGCCGTTCACGGCGAAGGACGTCGTCTTCACCTACCGGACGATCCTCGATCCGAAGACCAACAACCCGTACCGGACCGAGCTCGACGCGCTCAAGGACGTCAGGGCCGTCGGTGACGGCACCGTCGTCTTCACCCTCGCGTACCCCTACGCGCCCTTCGCCCAGCGGACCGTCCTCGGCATCGCACCCGAGCACGTCGCCGCCGGGCAGGACGTCAACGCGGGCCCGTTCACCACCCGGCCCGTCGGCACCGGACCGTACGTCCTCACCGACTGGTCCAAGGGCGAGAAGCTCGCGTTCAAGGCCAACCCCCGCTACTGGGGCGGCGTTCCGAAGGTGAAGAAGTTCACCATGGCGATCATCAAGGACGACGACGTGCGCGCCACGCGGCTGCGCGCCGGCGACCTCGACGGCGCCATCCTCCCGCCCAACCTCGCCAAGGGCTTCAAGGCCGACCGGGCGAGGAAGACGTACGAGGCGACGAGCTACGACTACCGGACCGTCACCCTGCCGACCCACGACAAGGCCGCCGGGGACCCAGCGATCCGCCGCGCCCTCGACCTCGCCGTCGACCGGCGGACCATGGTCGACCAGATCCTCGAAGGCGCCGGGAAGCCCGCGTACGGCCCCGTCCCGACCGGCAGCGAGTGGTTCACCGCGGGCACCGAACGCGCCCACGACCCGGCACGTGCGGGGAAGATCCTCGACGAGGCCGGCTGGAAGCCCGGCAAGGACGGCATCCGCGAACGCGACGGCGTGCGCGCCGCCTTCCCGCTCTGGTACCTCTCCGGCGACAAGCTCCGCCAGGACCACGCCCTCGCCTACGCGTCCGACGCGAAGAAGGCCGGCATCGCGGTCACCACCCAGGCGGGCACCTGGGAGGTCATCGAGCCGCGGATGCGGACCGACGCCGTCCTCGCGGGCGGCGGAGCGCCCGGCGACCCCGACTTCGACCAGTACACCCTGCTCCACTCCACCCTCGCCGGCGACGGCTTCAACAACATGGCCCGGTACGCGAACCCGGTCGTCGACAAGGCGCTCGACGCCGGCCGCAGGACGAACGACAAGGCCGCCAGGAAGGCCGCGTACGACACCGTCCAGCGCGAGCTCGTGAAGAACCCCGGCTACACCTTCCTCACCCACATCGACCACGTGTACGTCGTGAACGACCGGTGGGACGGGCCCTCCACCCAGGTCGAACCGCACGACCACGGCCTGGCGGCCGGACCGTGGTGGAACATCGAGGACTGGACCCCGAGGACCCCGAGGACCCCGGAGAAGTGA
- a CDS encoding acyl-CoA dehydrogenase family protein: protein MSTQPDSTQPDLLYSEAEDDLRAAVRSLLTDRSDHTAVLVRAESGAPYDDGLWQALAGGIGAAGLLVPERLGGQGATHREAAVVLEELGRAVTPAPYLSSSVIATETLLALDGTSGDAAELLKGLATGRTVAVLALPLAAAPGAGLPVGGTVTGVADAAAADVLLAVRPDGLYAVERADAVLVPQTALDLTRPLASVTVDTATGTRLADAATARAAVHRGLLAGAGLLASEQLGVAAWCLEETVRYTRERHQFNRPVGSFQALKHRMAQLWLEVVNARAAARNAADALATGSAEAPLAAAVAQAYCSRVAVHAAEECVQLHAGIGMTWEHPAHLHLKRAKADEIALGTPGRHKETLAQLVGLPAPH from the coding sequence ATGAGCACCCAGCCGGACAGCACCCAGCCGGACCTCCTCTACTCCGAGGCCGAGGACGATCTGCGCGCCGCCGTGCGCTCCCTGCTCACCGACCGCTCCGACCACACGGCCGTCCTCGTCCGTGCCGAGTCCGGCGCGCCGTACGACGACGGGCTGTGGCAGGCGCTCGCCGGCGGCATCGGCGCCGCGGGTCTGCTCGTGCCTGAGCGGCTCGGCGGTCAGGGCGCCACGCACCGGGAGGCCGCGGTGGTGCTGGAGGAGCTGGGGCGGGCGGTGACCCCCGCGCCGTATCTGAGCAGTTCCGTCATCGCGACCGAGACGCTCCTCGCCCTCGACGGCACGTCAGGGGACGCCGCCGAGCTGCTGAAGGGCCTCGCCACCGGCCGTACGGTCGCGGTACTCGCCCTCCCGCTCGCCGCCGCGCCCGGCGCGGGGCTCCCCGTGGGCGGGACGGTGACCGGTGTCGCGGACGCGGCCGCCGCCGACGTCCTGCTGGCGGTCAGGCCGGACGGGCTCTACGCCGTCGAGCGCGCCGACGCCGTCCTCGTGCCGCAGACCGCGCTCGACCTGACCCGTCCGCTCGCCTCCGTCACGGTCGACACCGCGACCGGGACCCGGCTCGCGGACGCCGCGACGGCCCGCGCCGCCGTGCACCGCGGGCTGCTGGCAGGTGCCGGGCTGCTCGCCTCCGAGCAACTGGGCGTGGCCGCCTGGTGCTTGGAGGAGACCGTCCGCTACACGCGCGAGCGCCATCAGTTCAACCGGCCCGTCGGTTCGTTCCAGGCGCTCAAGCACCGGATGGCCCAGCTCTGGCTGGAGGTGGTGAACGCCCGCGCCGCCGCCCGCAACGCGGCGGACGCGCTGGCCACCGGCAGCGCCGAGGCGCCGCTCGCCGCGGCCGTCGCCCAGGCGTACTGCTCGCGCGTCGCCGTGCACGCCGCCGAGGAGTGCGTCCAACTGCACGCCGGTATCGGCATGACCTGGGAGCACCCCGCCCACCTCCACCTCAAGCGCGCCAAGGCCGACGAGATCGCCCTCGGCACGCCCGGCCGCCACAAGGAGACCCTGGCGCAGCTCGTCGGACTGCCCGCCCCGCACTGA
- a CDS encoding ABC transporter ATP-binding protein, with protein sequence MTAQPILSVRNLSVRFRLRGGRHVAAVNDASFDLAAGECLALVGESGCGKSVLASALLGLLPGNAQTAGSAVLDGIDLLAADERTLARTVRGRRVGLVPQSPAAHLTPVRTVRAHLEETVRALTPTPRRERRAAARAAAARAAFPAHRLDAYPHELSGGQAQRAATALALIGDAPLLLADEPTTGLDRDLVARTADELRRHADDGRALLMITHDLVAAERIADRVAVMYAGRIVEISPASRFFAPQGTRHPYAHALLASLPDRDFTPIPGMPPNLGALPAGCAFAPRCPRATAACDALPRPDDGVACHHPLPGPRTGAPAHG encoded by the coding sequence GTGACCGCCCAGCCGATCCTGTCGGTGCGGAACCTGTCCGTTCGCTTCCGGCTGCGGGGCGGCCGGCACGTGGCCGCCGTGAACGACGCGTCCTTCGACCTCGCCGCGGGGGAGTGCCTCGCGCTGGTGGGCGAGAGCGGCTGCGGCAAGTCCGTCCTCGCCTCCGCACTGCTCGGGCTGCTCCCCGGCAACGCGCAGACCGCCGGGTCCGCGGTGCTGGACGGCATCGACCTGCTCGCCGCGGACGAGCGGACCCTCGCGCGTACGGTACGGGGCCGGCGCGTCGGACTCGTACCGCAGAGCCCGGCCGCGCACCTGACCCCCGTCAGGACCGTACGCGCCCACCTGGAGGAGACCGTACGGGCACTGACCCCCACTCCCCGGCGCGAGCGGCGCGCGGCGGCTCGGGCCGCGGCCGCGCGGGCCGCCTTCCCGGCGCACCGCCTCGACGCCTACCCGCACGAACTCTCCGGCGGCCAGGCCCAGCGCGCCGCCACCGCGCTCGCCCTCATCGGCGACGCACCGCTGCTCCTGGCCGACGAACCGACCACCGGCCTCGACCGCGATCTCGTCGCCCGCACGGCGGACGAACTGCGCCGCCACGCCGACGACGGCCGCGCGCTCCTGATGATCACCCACGACCTCGTGGCGGCGGAACGGATCGCCGACCGCGTCGCCGTGATGTACGCGGGCCGCATCGTCGAAATCAGCCCCGCGTCCCGCTTCTTCGCCCCCCAGGGCACCCGCCACCCCTACGCCCACGCCCTCCTCGCGTCCCTGCCCGACCGCGACTTCACGCCCATCCCGGGCATGCCCCCGAACCTCGGCGCCCTCCCTGCGGGGTGCGCCTTCGCCCCACGCTGCCCGCGCGCCACGGCCGCCTGCGACGCGCTGCCGCGCCCCGACGACGGTGTCGCCTGCCACCACCCGCTGCCCGGGCCTCGCACCGGGGCACCGGCCCATGGCTGA
- a CDS encoding ABC transporter ATP-binding protein — protein MLELDSITAGYERRAPVFRDVSLSVAPGEAVGLLGPSGCGKSTLARVAALLHRPESGRVVLDGEEVRGWRHRAPRGQRTAVGVVFQQPRMSADPRLRLHDLIAEPLRANGRRREAGERVAELAVAVGLTDDLLARRPHEVSDGQLQRACLARALVLRPRWLVCDEMTAMLDASTTAALVTAVERYRAATGAGLLAVGHDRTLLARWCDRTVDWTAEPAVCG, from the coding sequence GTGCTTGAACTCGACTCCATCACCGCCGGGTACGAGCGCCGCGCCCCGGTCTTCCGCGATGTCTCCCTGAGCGTCGCGCCCGGCGAGGCCGTCGGGCTGCTCGGGCCCAGTGGGTGCGGCAAGTCGACACTGGCGCGCGTCGCGGCGCTGCTGCACCGGCCCGAGTCGGGGCGCGTGGTGCTCGACGGTGAGGAGGTGCGCGGGTGGCGGCATCGGGCGCCGCGGGGGCAGCGCACGGCGGTCGGTGTCGTCTTCCAGCAGCCGCGGATGTCCGCCGACCCGCGGCTGCGGCTGCATGATCTGATCGCCGAGCCGCTGCGCGCCAACGGACGACGCCGTGAGGCCGGGGAGCGCGTGGCTGAGCTGGCCGTCGCCGTCGGACTCACCGACGACCTCCTCGCCCGCCGTCCGCACGAGGTGAGCGACGGACAGCTCCAACGCGCCTGCCTGGCCCGCGCGCTGGTGCTGCGCCCGCGCTGGCTGGTCTGCGACGAGATGACCGCGATGCTCGACGCCTCGACGACCGCGGCGCTGGTCACGGCCGTCGAGCGGTACCGCGCCGCGACCGGCGCCGGTCTGCTCGCCGTCGGCCACGACCGCACCCTCCTGGCGCGCTGGTGCGACCGCACGGTCGACTGGACGGCCGAACCCGCGGTATGCGGCTGA
- a CDS encoding NADPH:quinone oxidoreductase family protein — protein MQAWRVHRNGEPSEVMRLDDVDRPEPGAGQLLLKVRAANINFPDALLCRGQYQVTPPLPFTPGVEICAETEDGRRVIANPALPYGGLAEYAVADAAALLPAPEALDDAEAAALHIGYQTGWFGLHRRAQLKEGETLLVHAAAGGVGSAAVQLGKAAGATVIGVVGGPDKAAVARQLGCDTVIDRRSDDIVAAVKDATGGRGADVVYDPVGGDAYAKSAKCVAFEGRILVVGFASGTIPSPALNHALVKNYSIVGLHWGLYNRKDPQSVLRCHETLTEYAAKGLIKPLVSERVAFGDAAGAVQRVADGTTTGRLVVVPEGAAA, from the coding sequence ATGCAGGCATGGCGAGTGCACCGGAACGGCGAGCCGAGCGAGGTGATGCGCCTCGACGACGTCGACCGCCCGGAGCCCGGCGCAGGGCAGCTCCTGCTCAAGGTGCGCGCCGCGAACATCAACTTCCCCGACGCGCTGCTGTGCCGCGGCCAGTACCAGGTGACACCGCCACTGCCGTTCACCCCCGGCGTGGAGATCTGCGCGGAGACCGAGGACGGCCGCCGCGTCATCGCCAACCCCGCCCTGCCGTACGGCGGCCTCGCCGAGTACGCCGTCGCGGACGCCGCCGCCCTGCTCCCCGCGCCCGAGGCGCTCGACGACGCCGAGGCCGCGGCACTGCACATCGGCTACCAGACCGGATGGTTCGGACTGCACCGCCGCGCGCAGCTGAAGGAGGGTGAGACGCTGCTCGTGCACGCGGCCGCCGGCGGTGTCGGCAGCGCCGCCGTCCAGCTCGGCAAGGCCGCAGGCGCCACGGTCATCGGCGTCGTCGGCGGGCCCGACAAGGCCGCCGTGGCGCGCCAGCTGGGCTGCGACACCGTCATCGACCGGCGCTCCGACGACATCGTCGCCGCCGTCAAGGACGCCACCGGCGGCCGGGGCGCGGACGTGGTCTACGACCCCGTCGGCGGCGACGCCTACGCCAAGTCGGCCAAGTGCGTGGCCTTCGAGGGCCGCATCCTCGTCGTCGGCTTCGCGAGCGGCACCATCCCCAGCCCGGCCCTGAACCACGCGCTCGTCAAGAACTACTCGATCGTCGGGCTGCACTGGGGCCTCTACAACCGCAAGGACCCGCAGTCCGTCCTGCGCTGCCACGAGACCCTCACCGAATACGCCGCCAAGGGCCTGATCAAGCCCCTGGTCAGCGAACGGGTCGCCTTCGGCGACGCCGCCGGCGCCGTGCAGCGCGTCGCCGACGGCACCACGACCGGCCGTCTCGTCGTCGTCCCGGAAGGAGCCGCCGCATGA
- a CDS encoding phosphatidylinositol-specific phospholipase C/glycerophosphodiester phosphodiesterase family protein, with amino-acid sequence MDRTTRRAAVTALTAALAGVVVAPPAAQALPAPRHPRTPRPLRRAHAHNDYLHTRPLHDALDHGFTSLEADIFLVDGELLVAHEPAELDPARTLRSLYLDPLLARVKANHGSVYRGHRRPVQLLVDIKNDGVDTYLELHRQLRDYRRILSTYAHGTVHLGAVTPVISGDRAARAPMEAQAVRHAFYDGRLDDLAAPAPAPASFIPLVSSNWTQSFGWQGNGPFPAAERELLHTLVSTAHSRGQRVRFWATPDAPGAARDAVWTELLDARVDHINTDDLAGLERFLRARGE; translated from the coding sequence ATGGACCGCACCACCCGTCGCGCCGCCGTGACCGCACTCACCGCCGCCCTGGCCGGAGTCGTCGTCGCGCCACCCGCCGCCCAGGCCCTGCCCGCCCCGCGGCACCCGCGCACACCCCGCCCGCTGCGCCGCGCGCACGCCCACAACGACTACCTGCACACGCGGCCGTTGCACGATGCGCTGGACCACGGCTTCACCAGCCTGGAGGCTGACATCTTCCTGGTCGACGGGGAGCTGCTCGTCGCCCACGAGCCGGCCGAGCTCGACCCGGCCCGTACGCTCCGCTCGCTCTACCTCGACCCGCTGCTGGCCCGTGTGAAGGCCAACCACGGTTCCGTGTACCGCGGTCACCGGCGCCCGGTGCAGCTGCTCGTCGACATCAAGAACGACGGCGTCGACACGTATCTCGAACTCCACCGCCAACTCCGCGACTACCGCCGGATCCTGAGCACGTACGCCCACGGCACCGTGCACCTCGGCGCCGTCACGCCCGTCATCTCCGGCGACCGCGCGGCCCGCGCGCCCATGGAGGCCCAGGCCGTGCGCCACGCCTTCTACGACGGACGGCTCGACGACCTCGCCGCCCCCGCCCCCGCACCCGCCTCCTTCATCCCGCTGGTCTCCAGCAACTGGACCCAGAGCTTCGGCTGGCAGGGCAACGGGCCGTTCCCCGCCGCCGAGCGGGAGCTGCTGCACACCCTCGTGTCCACCGCGCACTCACGCGGGCAGCGGGTCCGCTTCTGGGCCACCCCCGACGCGCCGGGCGCCGCGCGCGACGCGGTCTGGACGGAGCTGCTGGACGCCCGCGTCGACCACATCAACACGGACGACCTCGCCGGGCTGGAGCGTTTCCTCCGCGCCCGCGGCGAGTAA
- a CDS encoding ABC transporter permease — protein MAETFRRSRGRTRRSTRAVRFAVSAAVVAAVVVAVLVVPPLVRLDEQAVDLSMKLQPPSWEHPFGTDDVGRDLLLRCVYGLRISLLVGLVAALVATVIGTAVGAGAAAFGGWTDRVVMRIVDAFSSVPHLLLGIFVVAMFRPGVWPVIVSVAVTHWLSTARIVRSEILSLRSRPYIDAAVSGGASRRRVTVRHLLPAVLPQAALAAVLMVPHAMWHESALSFLGLGLPTHRASLGNLVQTARGSLLAGDWWPTLFPGLFLIVPTLAVAGLVAAWRERLSPRRRSELML, from the coding sequence ATGGCTGAGACCTTCCGGCGCTCGCGCGGGCGCACCCGCCGCTCCACGCGCGCGGTACGGTTCGCGGTCTCCGCCGCGGTCGTCGCGGCCGTCGTCGTCGCCGTGCTTGTCGTGCCGCCGCTGGTACGCCTCGACGAGCAGGCCGTCGACTTGTCGATGAAGCTCCAGCCGCCGTCCTGGGAGCACCCGTTCGGGACCGACGACGTGGGCCGCGATCTGCTGCTGCGCTGCGTGTACGGCCTGCGGATCTCCCTCCTCGTGGGTCTCGTCGCGGCGCTCGTCGCCACCGTCATCGGCACGGCGGTCGGCGCGGGCGCCGCGGCGTTCGGCGGCTGGACGGACCGGGTGGTGATGCGGATCGTGGACGCCTTCTCGTCCGTACCGCATCTGCTGCTCGGGATCTTCGTCGTGGCGATGTTCCGGCCGGGGGTGTGGCCGGTGATCGTGTCGGTCGCGGTGACCCACTGGCTCTCGACGGCCCGTATCGTCCGCTCCGAGATCCTGTCGCTGCGCTCCCGGCCGTACATCGACGCGGCCGTGTCGGGCGGTGCGTCGCGCCGGCGGGTCACCGTCCGCCATCTGCTGCCCGCCGTGCTGCCCCAGGCCGCCCTCGCCGCCGTGCTGATGGTGCCGCACGCCATGTGGCACGAGTCCGCGCTCTCCTTCCTCGGCCTCGGGCTCCCCACCCACCGGGCCAGCCTCGGCAACCTGGTGCAGACCGCGCGCGGTTCGCTGCTCGCGGGCGACTGGTGGCCCACGCTCTTCCCCGGCCTCTTCCTGATCGTCCCGACCCTCGCTGTCGCCGGCCTCGTCGCCGCCTGGCGCGAGCGGCTCAGCCCGCGGCGCCGATCGGAGCTGATGCTGTGA
- a CDS encoding ABC transporter permease yields MARMTGRRALSAVPVLLAVTFAVFAVAAASPFDPVKAYTGTAGLTASQENLDQIRANLGVDQPLVSRWWHWLTSALGGDLGDSSTLRQPVADVIAERVGWSALLATTAFALAVLLGTALGVAAARRPGGLLDRAVSAAAYTLEAAPGFWLGLLAIWFFALKLGVLPAGGLTDTASDTVTFGQVASHLVLPAAVLGVTQLPWFFLYVRQGVADALDEDPVRGARARGIGERTVLLGHALRSGMLPMLTLIGSRVPELITGALLVETVFSWPGIAAATVQAATAVDFPLLAALTVLATTAVLAGNLLSDLLYGLADPRVGFDG; encoded by the coding sequence ATGGCGCGGATGACGGGACGGCGGGCGCTGTCCGCCGTCCCCGTCCTGCTGGCCGTCACCTTCGCGGTCTTCGCCGTCGCCGCGGCCTCCCCCTTCGACCCCGTCAAGGCGTACACCGGCACCGCGGGGCTCACCGCCTCGCAGGAGAACCTCGACCAGATCCGCGCCAACCTCGGCGTCGACCAGCCCCTCGTCTCCCGCTGGTGGCACTGGCTGACCTCGGCGCTCGGCGGCGATCTCGGCGACTCCAGCACGCTGCGCCAGCCCGTCGCCGACGTCATCGCCGAACGCGTCGGCTGGTCCGCGCTGCTCGCCACCACCGCCTTCGCGCTCGCCGTCCTGCTCGGCACGGCCCTCGGCGTCGCGGCCGCCCGCCGCCCCGGCGGGCTCCTCGACCGCGCCGTGAGCGCGGCGGCGTACACCCTGGAGGCCGCCCCCGGCTTCTGGCTCGGGCTGCTCGCGATCTGGTTCTTCGCGCTGAAGCTGGGCGTGCTGCCGGCCGGCGGGCTCACCGACACCGCCAGCGACACCGTCACCTTCGGCCAGGTCGCCTCTCACCTGGTGCTGCCCGCGGCCGTGCTCGGCGTCACCCAACTGCCCTGGTTCTTCCTGTACGTACGCCAGGGCGTCGCCGACGCGCTCGACGAGGACCCCGTGCGCGGGGCCCGCGCCCGCGGCATCGGCGAGCGGACCGTACTCCTCGGGCACGCCCTGCGATCCGGCATGCTGCCGATGCTCACCCTCATCGGCTCCCGCGTCCCCGAACTCATCACCGGCGCCCTGCTCGTCGAGACGGTCTTCAGCTGGCCCGGTATCGCCGCCGCCACCGTCCAGGCCGCGACAGCCGTCGACTTCCCGCTCCTCGCCGCGCTCACCGTCCTCGCGACGACGGCGGTGCTCGCCGGGAACCTGCTCTCCGACCTGCTGTACGGACTCGCCGACCCGAGGGTGGGCTTCGATGGCTGA